A stretch of DNA from Cryptomeria japonica chromosome 4, Sugi_1.0, whole genome shotgun sequence:
ACCTTTCCACCCATTCCATATTCTGTAACATAATACAATAATTATTGATTCTCAAATGATATAAAATATTTATATGAtttttgaaaaacaacaaaaatatatatatatatatggaataatgcaaaattttatacCTGGTGCAATGTATCCAATTGATCCCCTTAGTGCATTTGTAGATGTTAATGAACTCATTGAATTACCAAATAGGAGTTTGGTAATGCCAAAGTCTGCTATATATGGGGTCATGTCATCCCCTAACAACACATTATTGGGTTTCAGGTCACAATGAATGACTTGCACAAAGCAATGATGATGTAGGTATTCCATTCCTTCTGCTATCTCCTTTGCTATTCTTAATCTGTCTGTCAAATTTAATCTGCATTCATCTCCTCCTTCTGGATATAGCCATCTGCCTAAACTTCCATTTGACATGAATGGAAGAATTAATGCTTTAAACTCAAGATTGGAACACACTGAAATGATTTTGACCACATTGCGGTGCCTGACTCTTTTTAACACATTACATTCTTTATTAAAAGTTCGGAGAGCATTTTCATCTTGCAAATTGAGAACTTTAACAGCAATATTTGTACCATTGTTTACAATCCCTTTATAAACAGTTCCAAAACTACCAACTCCAATTAGGTTTGCTTCACCAAAACCACTAGTGGCATCTACAAGTTGTTCATATGAAATTCGTGGGGGCCATACATTGATAGCAAAGGTCTTTCTATGTCTCCATCTATAGGAAAATGCAAACAATAGAAAAGACATGATGAAAATTGTAATGCCAACCACAACAGGGATAATCACCTTCTTAGCGACTAGTGGTTGTTTGTGTTTGGAATGAGAGCATGGTGACAATTGTATCCATGTACCACAAAGGCCAAGATTTCCCATAATTGCTGAATCATCAATTGTAGCAAATACTCCTCCTTTTGGAACCTCTCCTACTAATTTATTTGAAGAGAGATTGATATGTTGAAGTTTGTTCATCTCTTGGAAAGCTATTGGGATTGCACCTGACAAATTGTTCTTAGAGAGATCAATGTCTTGAATGTTTTTGAGCTTTGTGAGTGCTGTCGGTATTGGGCCATAAAACAAATTGTGTGAAAGATTCAAATATTGCAAATTTGTGCAACTTGATAGTGCAACAGGAATTTCACCTGAGAAGTTATTAAGAGACACATCTATAGCTTGGACCATTGCCATTTCACTCATTTCTAAAAGAGAACCTTCTAAGGAATTGCTAGAAATATTGAAATATATTTGGAGATTTTTAAGACCCGCTAATTCTGGAGGCATATTTCCTTTCAGCTTATTGTGAGACAGGTCCactagctccaaagtttgacatCTCCCTAAACTACCAGGTATTTTCCCTGACAATTGATTGTGATCAAGAAGAAGATATCTTAGTTGTGGGAGACTACCAAGACTGTTAGGAATATTCCTTGAAAGCATGTTCTCACTCAATGATAATATCCCAAGCGTTTTTGCTTGGCCTAAGCTTTTTGGGATACTTCCATATAAGTTGTTTCTATCCAAAAGCAATAGTTCAAGATGTGGAAGTTGACCAAGTGATGATGGAATAGTTCCATTGAAATGATTGTCAGATAAGACTAACCATGTCAACATTGTGAGGTTGGTAATGCTACTTGGTATATTTCCCTCAATTTTATTAGATTCCAATTGAAAATTGGAGAGTTGACTTGAAAGTTGGCTAATAGAAGAGGGCAAAATGCCAGTGAGATAATTTAAAGAGAAGTCTAGATGTTCTAGAGAGGAACAATTAGTCAAGGCTGTTAGAATAGACAAACCATTCCTTTTGCTCACAAGAtgattttcaaataaattaatccATTGAAGTTGGAACAGTTTGCCGAATTCCAAGGGCACAGTACCACTTAACTGATTAATACATAATTCAAGCGTTTGCAATTGAGTGCAATTAGAGAGGGAGCTTGGGATTTCTCCAGTGAGTTGGTTTTCCCACAACTGTAGTACTTTCAATTGTGATAATTTACCAATTTCCCAGGGAATATGGCCAGATAATTGATTACTCAATAATGTCAAGTTTTGGAGAAGTGTATAGTTGGAAATGACAGTGGGAATCACTCCTGTCAAGTTATTTGTATTTAGATCAAGTACTTTGAGTTGAGTAAGCATACCCAATTCGACAGGAATATCACCATGGAGTCTGTTTTCTCCCAACTCCAAAGAAGTTAAGGAAGACAGGTTTCCTAAAGAAGGTGGGATTATGCCTGTCAGTTGATTTTCTGCTAAATAAAGGTTTTTTAACAGTGAAAGAAGGCCAAGCTGGGAAGGAATACTGCCACTCAAATGATTAACAGACAGTCTAAGCATTCTAAGGCGAAACAACCTCCCCAACTGAGGAGGAATTTGACCATGGAAGCTATTGTTCTTGAGAAAAAGTactctaagaaaagaaagattgccAAGGAAAGGAGAGATAGGGCCTTGCAATGACATACCCATAAGATTCAAAGAAACCACACGCTGATGACGAGAAGAGCAGAGAATGCCAGTCCAGTTGCAGAAAGAGTGATGTGGAGACCAATCGAACAAGGAGTTCTGAGAGTCAAGAGAGAGGGAATGTTTGAAAGCcaggagagcttcttcatcagaTTGATAAGAAGGAGAAGAATGGGAAGAGTAAACAGGTAGTGcagaaagaaacaaaaggaggagaaAAACTAAAGCCATCTTCATCTATATTGAGCTCAGCTTTCCAAAACTCTGCTTTCCACAGCCTCTACAAATTCTTATTTATAAGCTACTAAACCATGTGCAATGATAAAAATCTTTTACCTCACTGCCACTTTTCACCACAAAGTCTATCCTGGTAATTCTCTCTTTACAGTTTATTGTTATGCTCGGAATAATTAGCAAGGGACTATTTCTTTCCACTTGTGATTGAGAAAACCCAAGCCAAAGTATTATCTTTCCACTTGTGATTAAGAGAACTCAAGTCAAAGTATTCATCAACATCAAAGTGTGAACACACACAACCTCAAATTCTACAACTAATCTCAAATTTTCACTTTTAAAtcatattatattaaattaattttttttacaaatctttaaattaatgaaaatcaaatttcaaattgtattacatcaaaatttaaaatttaaagaaaaaagtcTCAAAATTTTGATCAAGAAAAAGATCCAAAGCAAAATACAATGTACTATTTCATATAGAAAAATAAAAGTAAGACATGTGAACTAATAAATTATGGACTAACCTCCTTTATCATATTCACACTTGTTATATTGTTACTTTAAATATGATTTAAACAATAtctttaattattctatttttaattatttttttttcaacCTCTCTTCAATGGAAGTTTGTTTAGTATAAAGCATCTCCAAGTTATGGTATGGGCTTGGTCATATTCACAATATGAAGTCaatgatctgaattatggattcggatgacaatgCCTGGGTGAGAACTTGCGGGagagcatagaattgaagcaagtcaaaaagtaatctattccatttcaaaaatccaacatatagaagttcatgagattccaagggtcacaaaaaccccttgagaatcgaagtccaacagtattacataataaaatcaaaaactatgtaatttttcaaaaaactatataaaatttgtcctaactttaactaggcataactttctgcacgggactcgaaattacgagccgtttaactcATTAGAAAGGTCTTGTAGATGAGATTTTTTTCaaactaaaaaaatatgaaaatatgaaaaatatttttttcaactatttcaaattttcttctcaTCAGTCAACATTTCAAGGTTGTGAATTTACTGAATGCTAGAAGAGATAAAAGTGTTTTTgtctttgtttctttttcattttttaatggttttttaattttttttggtttgttttttaatttatttagattaattaattatttatttagttaagtttaaaattaatatttttaaatatgtattaaaataaatattaaattgataatgaaattttttttattggAGATTAAGTTTTTGTTTattcaaataattaataattacaCATGTATTAATTTATTTTGATAGATTATGAAATAACATATTTTTTGTTCACTTTTCATGTTACATTTCAAGtcttaattttttttctattttaaaatctAGGAATGTGGCTTTGAAATCGAATTGGATGGACTATCCATGGGATACAACTAGCTCTTGTTTATGAATACttaaacaaattttattttaatagaCGATGGAGCTTTATGTGCAAGAGTTGTTTGGATGAAGACAAAGGAAATAATCTTTATTTTTCTATGAGCTCTGTGGTGCTTTTTTATTGCTTCACCACCACGTTAAACTTGGTCAAATGAACATGGAAGAAAAAGCTA
This window harbors:
- the LOC131065550 gene encoding putative leucine-rich repeat receptor-like serine/threonine-protein kinase At2g24130, yielding MKMALVFLLLLFLSALPVYSSHSSPSYQSDEEALLAFKHSLSLDSQNSLFDWSPHHSFCNWTGILCSSRHQRVVSLNLMGMSLQGPISPFLGNLSFLRVLFLKNNSFHGQIPPQLGRLFRLRMLRLSVNHLSGSIPSQLGLLSLLKNLYLAENQLTGIIPPSLGNLSSLTSLELGENRLHGDIPVELGMLTQLKVLDLNTNNLTGVIPTVISNYTLLQNLTLLSNQLSGHIPWEIGKLSQLKVLQLWENQLTGEIPSSLSNCTQLQTLELCINQLSGTVPLEFGKLFQLQWINLFENHLVSKRNGLSILTALTNCSSLEHLDFSLNYLTGILPSSISQLSSQLSNFQLESNKIEGNIPSSITNLTMLTWLVLSDNHFNGTIPSSLGQLPHLELLLLDRNNLYGSIPKSLGQAKTLGILSLSENMLSRNIPNSLGSLPQLRYLLLDHNQLSGKIPGSLGRCQTLELVDLSHNKLKGNMPPELAGLKNLQIYFNISSNSLEGSLLEMSEMAMVQAIDVSLNNFSGEIPVALSSCTNLQYLNLSHNLFYGPIPTALTKLKNIQDIDLSKNNLSGAIPIAFQEMNKLQHINLSSNKLVGEVPKGGVFATIDDSAIMGNLGLCGTWIQLSPCSHSKHKQPLVAKKVIIPVVVGITIFIMSFLLFAFSYRWRHRKTFAINVWPPRISYEQLVDATSGFGEANLIGVGSFGTVYKGIVNNGTNIAVKVLNLQDENALRTFNKECNVLKRVRHRNVVKIISVCSNLEFKALILPFMSNGSLGRWLYPEGGDECRLNLTDRLRIAKEIAEGMEYLHHHCFVQVIHCDLKPNNVLLGDDMTPYIADFGITKLLFGNSMSSLTSTNALRGSIGYIAPEYGMGGKVAIEGDVYSYGILLLELLTRRRPTDDMFVEGINLPKWVGIDFPNKIPEVVDTNLIGDVDEADLPMVFSCLNQLMQVGLACTRELPQQRPNMMAIVKRLEKITVEFLSARSFQLPIDIEPFLQNANDRRKNENWSTSTSTS